The following are from one region of the Quercus robur chromosome 1, dhQueRobu3.1, whole genome shotgun sequence genome:
- the LOC126717168 gene encoding ABC transporter G family member 15-like, with amino-acid sequence MEIEVASSFHRGGGGESSGGGEKVVWNGGAERGTYLAWEDLTVVLPNFGKNKPTRRLLHGLTGYAEPGRIMAIMGPSGSGKSTLLDSLAGRLSRNVVMTGNILFNGKKRSLDTGAVAYVTQEDVLLGTLTVRETLTYSAHLRLPTKITIEELNGIVEGTIIEMGLQDCADRLIGNWHLRGLSGGEKKRLSIALEILTRPCLLCLDEPTSGLDSASAFFVVQTLRNIARDGRTIISSIHQPSSEVFALFDDLFLLSSGETVYFGEAKMAIEFFAEAGFPCPSRRNPSDHFLRCVNSDFDVVTATLKGSQRLHDVPTSSDSLMNLPTAEIKARLSEKYRWSTYAKRAKTRIREISTIEGLAFETKRSSQASWWKQLLTLTRRSTVNMSRDVGYYWLRIIIYIAVSICVGTIYFDVGTGYTAILARGACGGFVTGFMTFMSIGGFPSFIEETKIFYRERLNGYYGVAVYILSNFLSSFPFLVAIAVSTGTITYYMVKFRPEFSHYVYYCLNIYACISVIESLMMVVASLVPNFLMGIITGAGIIGIFMMTSGFFRLLSDIPKPFWRYPVSYLSYGSWSLQGAYKNDLIGLEFDPLIPGDPKMKGKDVITKLYRMPVDHSKWWDLAALVVLIIFYRLLFFIILKFKERASPLCQTLYTKRALHHLDKRPSFRKIPSFPSKRHQPLHTLSSQEGLNSPLH; translated from the exons ATGGAGATTGAGGTAGCTAGTAGTTTTCATAGAGGTGGAGGTGGTGAaagtagtggtggtggtgagaAGGTGGTGTGGAATGGGGGAGCTGAGAGAGGGACCTATTTGGCGTGGGAAGATCTCACAGTTGTGCTTCCAAACTTTGGGAAAAATAAACCAACCAGGAGGTTGCTACATGGACTAACTGGGTATGCTGAGCCTGGTAGGATCATGGCTATAATGGGTCCTTCTGGGTCTGGGAAATCCACACTCCTTGATTCATTAGCAG GTAGACTCTCAAGAAATGTTGTCATGACTGGAAATATTCTTTTCAATGGGAAGAAGAGGTCACTAGACACTGGTGCTGTT GCTTATGTAACCCAAGAGGATGTGTTGTTAGGAACTCTCACTGTGAGGGAAACCTTAACTTACTCAGCACATTTGAGGCTTCCAACTAAAATAACCATAGAAGAACTCAATGGCATTGTGGAGGGAACAATCATTGAAATGGGTCTCCAAGATTGTGCAGATAGATTGATTGGCAACTGGCACTTAAGAGGCTTAAGTGGTGGTGAGAAGAAAAGATTAAGTATTGCACTCGAAATCCTCACAAGACCTTGTTTATTGTGTCTTGATGAACCCACCAGTGGCCTTGATAGTGCCTCAGCTTTCTTTGTAGTTCAAACTCTTAGAAATATTGCTCGTGATGGACGGACTATTATCTCTTCAATTCATCAGCCAAGTAGTGAAGTCTTTGCACTCTTTGATGACCTTTTCTTACTATCTAGTGGTGAAACTGTTTATTTTGGAGAAGCAAAGATGGCAATAGAG TTCTTTGCTGAGGCGGGTTTTCCATGTCCAAGTAGAAGGAATCCTTCTGATCATTTCCTACGCTGTGTCAATTCAGATTTTGACGTTGTAACTGCCACATTGAAAGGGTCTCAAAGACTTCAC GATGTCCCCACTTCATCAGATTCTTTAATGAATTTGCCTACAGCAGAGATCAAAGCAAGGCTTTCTGAGAAATACAGGTGGTCAACATATGCAAAAAGGGCAAAAACTAGGATTCGAGAAATATCAACCATT GAAGGACTTGCATTTGAAACAAAAAGGTCCAGTCAAGCAAGCTGGTGGAAACAACTTTTAACATTGACACGGAGATCAACTGTGAACATGTCTAGAGATGTGGGATATTACTGGCTGAGGATAATAATCTATATTGCTGTATCTATATGTGTTGGTACTATCTATTTTGATGTTGGCACTGGCTACACAGCAATCTTGGCCAGAGGAGCCTGTGGTGGTTTTGTAACAGGGTTTATGACATTTATGTCAATAGGAGGCTTTCCATCCTTCATTGAAGAGACGAAG ATTTTTTATCGAGAGAGGCTTAATGGGTATTATGGAGTAGCAGTATATATTCTATCCAACTTCCTTTCTTCATTTCCATTCTTGGTTGCTATTGCAGTTTCTACTGGGACTATTACATACTACATGGTGAAATTCCGGCCGGAATTTTCTCATTATGTCTACTACTGCCTTAACATTTATGCCTGCATTTCTGTTATAGAGAGCCTCATGATGGTTGTAGCTTCTTTGGTTCCAAATTTCCTCATGGGAATTATTACAGGGGCAGGAATTATT GGAATATTCATGATGACCTCCGGGTTCTTCCGCTTGCTGTCTGATATTCCCAAGCCATTTTGGCGCTACCCAGTTTCCTATCTCAGTTATGGCTCATGGTCACTACAG GGAGCCTACAAGAATGACTTGATTGGGCTCGAATTCGATCCTCTAATACCAGGTGACCCCAAAATGAAAGGCAAGGATGTTATCACAAAATTGTATCGCATGCCAGTAGATCATTCCAAGTGGTGGGACTTAGCTGCTCTAGTCGTTCTGATCATATTTTACCGGCTACTCTTCTTCATCATTCTCAAGTTCAAGGAGAGAGCTTCACCATTATGTCAGACACTTTATACTAAGAGAGCCCTACATCATCTTGATAAGAGGCCCTCCTTCAGGAAAATACCATCATTCCCTTCAAAGCGGCATCAACCTCTCCACACACTATCTTCTCAAGAGGGTCTCAATTCTCCTCTCCACTAG
- the LOC126717172 gene encoding ABC transporter G family member 12-like: MEITENTCEVGVDHERSICRGMHLVWEDLTVVVPNFGNGHTRRLLDGLSGHAEPGRIMAIMGPSGSGKSTLLDSLAGRLSGNVIMTGNVLLNGKKRRLDYGVLAYVTQGDILLGTLTVRETLTYSANLRLPTSMTIEEVNGIVGGIIIEMGLQECADQLIGNWHLRGISGGEKKRLSIALEILTRPCLLFLDEPTSGLDSASAFFVVQTLRNIAHDGRTVIASIHQPSSEVFALFDDLFLLSGGQTVYFGAAKLAIEFFANAGFPCPSRRNPSDHFLRCINSDFDVVTMSLLEHHRIREIQKSSYPMMNLAAMEIKAKLIEKYRCSEYATSARIRIREISTVEGLAIERTGGSQAKWWKQLSTLTLRSFVNMSRDVGYYWLRIIVYITLSLCVGSIFYDVGTSYTAILARGACGGFVAGFMTFMSIGGFPSFLEEMKVFYRERLSGHYGISVYILSNFLSSFPFVAVMSIATGTITYYMVKFRPEFSHLVYICLDLIGAIAVVESSMMIIASLVPNFLMGVIIGAGYIGIMMMTAGYFRLLPDLPKPFWRYPISYINYGAWAIQGAYKNDMIGLEFDSFVPGGPKLKGEVILTSMLGVQLDHSKWWDLGAVVVILISCRLLFFAILKFKERASPCFRTLYTKQTLHHLKKRPSFRKTPPFPSKRHQPLHSLSSQEGLNSPMH; this comes from the exons ATGGAAATAACAGAGAACACTTGTGAAGTTGGTGTGGATCATGAGAGAAGTATATGTAGGGGAATGCACTTGGTTTGGGAAGATCTCACAGTTGTAGTTCCAAACTTTGGAAATGGACACACCAGGAGATTGCTTGATGGGCTCAGTGGCCATGCTGAGCCTGGCAGGATCATGGCTATTATGGGCCCATCTGGCTCTGGCAAATCCACCCTTCTTGATTCTCTAGcag GTAGGCTCTCTGGAAACGTTATCATGACTGGAAATGTTCTTCTTAATGGAAAGAAGAGGAGACTAGACTATGGTGTTCTT GCTTATGTGACCCAAGGGGATATTTTGTTGGGAACTCTAACAGTTAGAGAAACCTTAACTTACTCAGCAAATCTGAGGCTTCCAACTTCTATGACCATAGAAGAAGTTAATGGCATTGTAGGGGGAATAATTATAGAAATGGGACTTCAAGAATGTGCAGACCAGCTGATTGGAAACTGGCATTTAAGAGGTATAAGTGGAGGGGAGAAAAAGAGATTAAGCATTGCACTTGAAATCCTCACAAGGCCTTGCCTCTTGTTTCTTGATGAACCTACTAGTGGCCTTGACAGTGCCTCAGCTTTCTTTGTTGTTCAAACTCTTAGAAATATTGCTCATGATGGAAGAACAGTCATTGCTTCTATCCATCAGCCAAGTAGTGAGGTTTTTGCACTCTTTGATGATCTTTTTCTACTTTCTGGTGGTCAAACAGTATATTTTGGAGCAGCAAAGTTAGCCATTGAG ttCTTTGCCAATGCCGGATTTCCATGTCCAAGTCGAAGAAATCCCTCCGATCACTTCCTCCGTTGTATAAATTCAGACTTTGATGTAGTGACAATGTCTTTGTTGGAACATCACAGAATACGT GAAATCCAAAAATCATCATATCCAATGATGAACTTAGCAGCAATGGAGATCAAAGCAAAGCTTATTGAGAAATACAGGTGCTCAGAGTATGCGACAAGCGCAAGAATAAGAATTCGAGAAATCTCAACTGTT GAAGGACTTGCAATTGAGAGAACAGGTGGGAGCCAAGCCAAATGGTGGAAGCAGCTCTCAACGTTGACACTTAGATCTTTTGTGAACATGTCTAGAGATGTAGGGTATTACTGGCTAAGGATCATAGTCTATATAACCTTATCTCTATGCGTTGGTAGCATCTTTTATGATGTTGGAACAAGTTATACCGCAATCTTGGCTCGTGGAGCTTGTGGTGGATTTGTAGCAGGCTTTATGACATTCATGTCCATTGGAGGCTTCCCATCCTTCCTAGAAGAAATGAAG GTTTTCTATAGAGAAAGGCTCAGTGGACATTATGGGATTTCTGTGTATATTCTGTCcaatttcctctcttctttcccATTTGTGGCTGTGATGTCAATTGCTACCGGAACCATAACTTACTACATGGTGAAATTCAGGCCTGAATTTTCTCATTTAGTGTATATCTGCCTAGATCTTATTGGCGCTATTGCAGTCGTAGAGAGTTCAATGATGATTATTGCTTCACTTGTTCCTAACTTCTTGATGGGGGTCATAATTGGAGCAGGATATATa GGAATTATGATGATGACTGCTGGGTACTTCAGGCTCCTACCAGATCTTCCCAAGCCTTTCTGGCGGTACCCAATTTCATACATCAATTATGGTGCATGGGCAATACAG gGAGCATACAAGAACGATATGATTGGCCTTGAGTTTGATTCTTTTGTACCTGGCGGCCCAAAACTAAAAGGTGAGGTTATACTCACTAGCATGCTTGGTGTTCAACTGGATCATTCGAAGTGGTGGGACTTGGGTGCTGTGGTAGTCATTCTCATATCTTGCAGACTTCTCTTCTTTGCCATCCTCAAGTTCAAGGAGAGAGCTTCACCCTGTTTTCGAACACTTTACACCAAACAAACTCTACACCATCTCAAAAAGAGGCCTTCATTTAGGAAAACACCACCTTTCCCTTCCAAGAGACACCAACCTCTCCACTCATTGTCTTCGCAAGAGGGTCTCAACTCCCCAATGCATTAG
- the LOC126717181 gene encoding protein TRAUCO: MDSLQATYRDEDEEEDDSTKPTPTQSSPLTLTPTTTTTTTTTTTEFLPPPPPQNSNNATEPQNDTTANKPDSPSSDDKSPRRSTPTNDNTTTTENDNDTTTTTNDDVDDDADADVDADVDADVDVDDDEEDPPPKKQKPLSSLTTTPQQQQQPSQNDAVPTQTQTLTLTPTPTPPLPTTTAKKAKKKNNNVWVTKSTRKGKKKNNNNNHNSHNNNGSAAQASEDTVLITPIHKFPDKSDDTPELKICLSKIYKAEKVELTDDRLSAGSTKGYRMVRATRGVEEGSWYFEIKVVRLGETGHTRLGWSTEKGDLQAPVGYDGNSFGYRDIDGSKVHKALREKYGEEGYKEGDVIGFYINLPEGAAYAPKPHHLVLYKGQRYACAPPDAKEEPPKVVPGSEISFFKNGVCQGVAFKDLYGGRYYPAASMYTLPNQPNCVVKFNFGPDFEFFPEDFDGRPVPKPMVEVPYHGFDNRVENGASSEKKH, translated from the exons ATGGATTCCCTCCAAGCCACCTATAGagacgaagacgaagaagaagacgaTTCCACCAAACCCACTCCCACCCAATCATCCCCACTTACACTCACACCCACCActacaaccaccaccaccaccaccaccaccgaatTCTTGCCCCCACCTCCACCACAAAATTCCAACAATGCCACCGAACCCCAAAACGACACCACCGCCAACAAACCGGACTCTCCATCCTCAGACGACAAGTCGCCACGTAGATCCACCCCAACAAAcgacaacaccaccaccaccgaaAACGACAAcgacaccaccaccaccacaaacgaCGACGTCGACGACGACGCTGACGCTGACGTAGACGCTGACGTAGACGCTGACGTTGACGTTGACGACGACGAAGAAGACCCACCTCCCAAAAAGCAAAAGCCCCTCTCTTCTCTCACCACCACaccccaacaacaacaacagcccTCTCAAAACGACGCTGTTCcgacccaaacccaaaccctaaccctaactcCAACCCCAACCCCTCCTTTGCCCACAACAACGGCAAAGAAagcgaagaagaagaacaataaCGTGTGGGTCACGAAATCGACCCgaaaggggaagaagaagaacaacaacaacaatcacaacagCCACAACAACAACGGTTCTGCAGCACAAGCTTCCGAAGACACTGTACTCATCACTCCAATCCACAAATTCCCAGACAAATCCGACGACACCCCGGAGCTCAAAATCTGTCTTTCGAAGATTTACAAAGCCGAGAAAGTCGAATTGACTGATGATAGGCTCAGTGCAGGGAGTACTAAAGGGTATAGGATGGTGAGAGCGACTCGCGGGGTCGAGGAAGGGTCTTGGTACTTTGAAATAAAGGTTGTGAGGTTGGGGGAAACGGGGCATACGCGGTTAGGGTGGTCCACGGAGAAAGGGGACTTGCAGGCGCCGGTTGGGTACGACGGGAATAGTTTCGGGTATAGGGACATTGATGGGAGTAAAGTGCATAAGGCATTGAGGGAGAAGTATGGAGAGGAAGGGTATAAAGAAGGGGATGTTATTggtttttatattaatttgcCCGAGGGCGCGGCTTATGCACCTAAGCCGCACCATTTGGTGCTGTATAAAGGGCAGAGGTACGCTTGTGCCCCCCCGGATGCCAAGGAGGAGCCGCCTAAGGTTGTGCCCG GAAGTGAGATATCTTTCTTCAAAAATGGGGTTTGCCAAGGGGTTGCTTTCAAGGATCTGTATGGTGGTCGCTACTACCCAGCTGCGTCAATGTATACTCTTCCAAATCAGCCAAATTGTGTAGTCAAGTTCAACTTTGGCCCTGATTTTGAATTCTTTCCAGAGGACTTTGATGGACGTCCAGTGCCTAAGCCCATGGTTGAAGTTCCTTATCATGGGTTTGATAACCGAGTTGAAAATGGAGCATCAAGTGAGAAGAAACATTAG